The region GGGTGCGAGGCGGCCAGCTGAGCGCCCCGCCGTACGGACGAGGTACCGATCCGCGTCCCCTGCGGCAACTCGTCCAGCGTGAGCCCGTCCGGGTGCACGAGAGCGTCCCGGATGTCGTCCCGCGCCAGGAACGCGGCGAACATCGTCCCCGCCGGGAGGGGACGGTCCGCCGGAATGTCCTTCACACAGTGCACCGCGAGATCGGCCTCACCGGCCAGCAGGGCCGCGTCGACCTCCTTGGTGAACGCGCCCTTCCCCTCGACCTTGGCGAGGTCGCCCATCCACTTGTCACCGGTCGTCTTCACGGGCACGACCTCGGTGCGGATGTGCGGATGGAGCGCACCCAACTCGGCCCGGACTCGCTCCACTTGGGCCAGGGCCATGGGCGAGTCGCGGGAGACGATACGGATCAGTTCCGGTGCCGACATGGCGTCCACGATAGCCCGTCGGCGAGGGGCGGCGAGGGGCGGCGAGCCGAGGGAAGCCGGCCCGGGCGAGTGCGCGTGTCCCCGGTACCGGTCCTAGGCGGAGTCGTTCAGCAGGCGCCCGAGATGCTCCCGACCCGGCCCCAGCAGCTCAGGAAGCGGCGCGACCCCCTCGTACCACCGCTTCTCGTACTCCCAGCACAGCCAGCCGTCCCAGCCCTCCCGGGAGAGGAGTTCCACACAGTCGGCGAGCGGCAGGACGCCCGCGCCGAGGGCGAGCGGGGTGGTGTCCTCGGCGGAGGCGATGTCCTTGACCTGGAGGTAGCCGAGGTAGGTGCACAGGGCCGCGTAGGTCTCCGCCGGCTCCTCACCGCCGAGCCAGGTGTGCATGACGTCCCACAGCGAGCCCACGTGGTGGTGGCCGACCAGGCCCAGGATCCTGATCGCGTCCGCGCCGGTGCGGTGCGAGTCATGGGTCTCGAGCAGGATCCGTACGCCCAGGTCGGCGGCGTACTCCGCCGCCGTGCCGAGCCGCCGGGCCGCCGTCGCGTCCGCCTCCTCGACGCTCTGCTCGGAACTCGCGCCCGGAAAGACGCGTACGAACGGGGCGCCCAGGTCGTGGGCGAGGTCGAGGAGCTCCTTGATCTCGGCGACGACGGTGTCG is a window of Streptomyces mirabilis DNA encoding:
- a CDS encoding sugar phosphate isomerase/epimerase family protein, whose translation is MKLAFSTLGVPGLPIPDVVRLAAAHGYHGVELRAHPEEPVHPGIGAAERAEVVAEFQAGGIEILGVAGYARVAAPGDDDTVVAEIKELLDLAHDLGAPFVRVFPGASSEQSVEEADATAARRLGTAAEYAADLGVRILLETHDSHRTGADAIRILGLVGHHHVGSLWDVMHTWLGGEEPAETYAALCTYLGYLQVKDIASAEDTTPLALGAGVLPLADCVELLSREGWDGWLCWEYEKRWYEGVAPLPELLGPGREHLGRLLNDSA